GTGGAGGCGAGATCGATCAGCTCGGTCGACCCGGACGCCTCCCGCAACACCACCAGCAACGCACGAGCGTTGTCGTCGGTGCAGAAGCCGTGCTCGGTGCGAGGGGACGACCCGAGGGCATGCTCCCAAAGGCCGAGGTCAGTGGTGAGACGCCCTAGGTGGGCAAACGACGGCGCCGGCATTGCTGCCTGACCCGAGGAATCCCGCGATGGGACCCATGCCGCAATCCGGCCGGGGTCATCCGGCATGCGGCACCGCCGACGAATCGGAGATCGTGCCGGCCTTCCTCGTCGCGATAGTCCCCATCATCGCTCCGAACCGACGGCCGATCTCGGGCCAGTACCACCGGGCGGCGAGACGCTGGGCCTCCCGGGCCATCGCGGACCGCAGGGAGCGATCCGTGGCGAGTCTCCGAATGGCTGCGGCCAATGCCGCGACGTCCTGGTGCGGCACGACGATCCCGGCGCCGTCCGTGAGCAGGTCGACGGCATGAGGAAAGGCGGTGGCGATGACGGGCTTCGAAGCGGCAACTGCCTCGACCAGTACGCCTGACGTCAACTGCTCCACAGATTCGTAGGGAAGAACCACGAAGTCGGCCCGGCGGACGAGACGGGCGAGCGTATCGCGGTCGAGGTAGCGATCGTCGAACTCGACCACATCCTCGAGCCCATTCGCCTTCACCAGTTCGATGAGGGACTCGCGATAGGTCTCACCGGCCGACTCCCGAACCCGGGGGTGGGTGGCGCCCACGATCAGATAGCGGGGCCGCGGCTCGAGGTCGACCAGACCCGCGAAAGCGGCGATTGCAGACTCCAAACCCTTTCCGGGACCGATGAGGCCCCAGGTGAGGACCAGGGGGCGATTCCCCTCCACCAGGGAAGGGCCGCCAAACCGCGGGTGTACCCCGTGGGGGATGGTCTCGACCCGCGATGCGTCGATCCCGTAGCGGTTGGTGAGCCGTTCGGCGGCGATGGGGCTCATGACGATGAGCCGATCGGCGGCAACGCCAAGATGTTCGACGATCCGCTGCTGCGCAGCCGTCGGGCGGTCGAGCACGGTGTGGAAGGTCACGGCCGTGGGCACGGTGAGGCCGTCGATGAGTTCGACCACCTCATCGCCATCGGGGCCCCCGAAGATCCCGAATTCGTGTTGGATCGAAACCGTGTCGAACCCGTTGAGCACCCGCAGCGCCTGATCCAGCGAATGCCGGTCGCCGACCCGGTGGTGGTAGGCGACGTCGGCCGACGTGGAGATTGCGGCGGCTGAGGCGAGGTCGACCACGCCGAGACCCTCCCGCGAGGAGCGGTCGCTGGCGATGCCGTCGAGCAGTGCGGCCGTATAGCTGGCGATTCCGCAAGCGGTCGGCGGGTAGGTGCTGACGAACCCGATGGATACGGGGGTGCTTATGACGACTCCAATCAAGAATGGCTCGGGTTACCAACCATCGACGATGACGGGCACGAGTGTCTGATCGGAAGAACTCCCCCGCAGGACCGATCGGCAAACCCGGCCGCCGGTTCCCTCATTGTACCGGTGCCGGCCGGACTGTCCGCCGGCCACGGGGCCACGGGGGGATGGGCGCCCACAGAAATGCCCATCGCAATCGGGATTCGGGTTTGCGGACGGGGGCGGCTATGCTCTCCTTCAACAGTGCACGCCTGATGCGTGCTGCGCCTCCCTTCTCCTTTCCTACCGTCGGGTGAAGCGGCCATTGGGCCCAGCAAAGATGCTCACCCGGTTTCGGTCGGTTGTGACCTCCGGCTTCGCACCACATGGGGCGCAACGACGATCGACGGTTCAACGCTTCAAGAGGAGCAAAGACAATGACCACCAACATCTACGTGGGGAATCTCACGTTCGACACCGATTCCGCTCAGCTGGAGTCCCTGTTCTCCCAGCACGGTCAGGTGACCAAGGCCCAGGTCGTGATGGATCGCGACACCGGCCGCTCGCGCGGTTTCGGGTTCGTCGAGATGGCCTCGTCCGACGAGGCTCAGAAGGCGATCGATTCCCTCAACGGCAAGGACGTCGGCGGGCGTGCGCTCACCGTCAACCTGGCCAAAGAACGCCGTTAGGCGATAACACTCCCGAGCACGGGATTCGCGGGGCGAAGGCCCGACGCCAACCCCGTTGCTCGGTCAGAAATGAGGAAGGACCGGCCACAGGGCCGGTCCTTTCTTCATTCGAAAGCTGGGCTTCATCGATGTGAGCCCCATTATCTGCCAAAAGGAGAGAGCTTCACATAAGGGCCGGAGAGGTGTATCTTTCCTTCGCTACCACTAGTTGGTAGCCCGCCCAGACCCCGCGGCCCTTATTCGGCGCGGAGGTGCACGGTGGTTTCGGACCGGCGACTCTCTGAGCTTCTGGGCGAGTTCGCCCGGACTCTGATGACGGACTATCCGATTCAGTCGATCCTCGATCACCTCGTGCGTCGCATCGTCGAAGTGCTGCCGATCGGCTCTGCCAGCGTGACGCTGATCTCGGAGACAGGGGAAACCAGGCATGTGGCCGCCTCCGACGAGTCGGCGCTGCGCTTCGTGGAACTCCAGACCGAGAACGGGCAGGGGCCTTGCATCGCGGCCTTCCGGACCGGTGAGACCGTCGCCATCCCCGACCTCCGCCACGACACTCGGTTCCCCGAATTTTCGACGCGGGCAATCGAAGAGGGGCTCGCCGCGGTTTTCAGCTTTCCTCTCCGGGACTACGACCACAGGCTCGGGGCTCTCGACCTGTACCGGACGACGGCCGGCACGATGGACGCCGAGGCGATGGCGGCAGCCCAGACGCTTGCGGATGTGACCACCGCCTACCTCCTCAACGCGCAGGCGCGGGCGGATCTGGAGGAGGCGTCGGAGCGCGATCGCCACCGATCACTCCATGACCCGCTGACTGGCCTGCCAAACCGCACCCTCCTCGTCGAGCGCCTCGACCACGCGATGCTCCGCTGCCGGCGTTCGAAAAAGATGGTTGCCGTGTTCTACACCGACCTCGACGGGTTCAAGTCGATAAACGACTCTTACGGGCACCAGATCGGGGACCAGTTGCTGGTTGCAGTCGCCGAACGGCTGACGAATCTGCTCCGACCCGGAGATACGGTCGCGCGCTTGTCGGGAGACGAGTTCGTCATCCTCTGCGAGGATCTCGACGAGGCCGTGCAGGCGGAACCGCTCGCCGAACGCATCGGTGCGGCGATGCGCGAGCCCTTCGTAGTGTCCGGCACCCAGTTGCATGTCAGCGCCAGCGTCGGTATCGCCTTTGCCGGCCTCGCCGACGACATCCCCCACTCGGTTCTGGATCAGGCGGACGCCGCGATGTACGAGGCGAAGCGGCAAGGGGGAGGACGTCACGCCATCATCGACCTGCGTGACCACCGCGTAGTCAGTCACCGGGCGCGCCTGAATCAAGACCTCCGCGGCGCGGTAAGGCGGGGTGAGATGGAGGTCCACTACCAGCCGATCGTGGCCACCGGGAGCGGACAAGTCACCGGGGCCGAAGCCCTGCTCCGCTGGCACCATCCGGCTTTCGGGATGGTGCATCCCGACGTGATGATCCCATTGGCGGAACAGTCGGGCCTCATCGGCGACATCGGTCGGTGGGTAATGGAGCAGGCGTGCCGCGACCGCAAGCGTTGGGTGGGCCAAACCTCCCGGGAGGATCTTGGAGTATCGGTGAACATCTCGATCCACCAGCTGATGGCGCCGGGCTTCGCCAGCTTGGTGTCGACCGTATTGTCCGACACCGAGACACAGCCAAATCTGATGACACTCGAGGTGACCGAGAGCGTCCTCGTCTCCGACCGGGAGCGCGCCCTGACCGCCCTCGTCGGCCTCAAGAACATCGGCGTGGCTCTGGCACTCGACGACTTTGGGACCGGCCAATCGTCGCTCAGCCACCTGAAGCACTTCCCGATGGACACGGTGAAGATCGACCGGGGGTTCATCGGCGACCTGGAGACAAGCCTTGCGAGTCGCCTGATCGTCAGGGCCGTAGTGGGTTTGGCTCATGGCCTGAACATGGCCGTCGTGGCCGAAGGAGTGGAGACGGCGGGGCAGCGGATGAGGGTCGCCGAGATGAGCTGTGACTTCAGCCAGGGCTACCTGTTCGCCCGTCCCCGGAGCGCCGAAGACCTCAGCGCCCTCCTCGGCGATCGGCAGACGCTCCCATTGCGACGCACGGCACCAGCGTTTTCCCAACTGGCGGCAGCAAGCCCGGGTACACCCGGCCACACGGAGCACTGGAAGGGAGCCCGAACCGAGGGGCGCGGTGACCAATGACGCTCGCGACCGGGCGGCGCGCGTCGCCGTGGCGTTCGAACAACATCGCACCGCGAACCCGCCTGGCAGCGTATGCGTGGCAACCGCCGAGGTGATGCAGGTTTCATCTGCCGGCGTCACGCTGATGAGCGGCCGACACAGCGGCCCGGTGTGCTTCTCCGATCGACGAGCCGGCGCCCTCGACGAGTTGCAGTTCTCGCTCGGCGAGGGGCCGTGCCAGGACGCCTATGCCAGCCGTGCGCCTGTGTTCGAACCCGACCTCTACTCGGCAGGCCAGAGTCGATGGCCCAACTTTGCACCCCTCGCCATCGAGCTGGGGACTCGAGGCGTGTTTGCGTTCCCTCTCCACAGCGGCCGGAGGTGCATTGGGGTACTCACCCTCTACCAGAACGCCGCAGGCGACCTTTCCCGCGACCAGATCGCCGACAGCCTGTGGGTGGTAGACGCCCTCACCGAGTCGATCCTCACCCCCCACACGACCGAGCAGCCAACTCTCTCCACCCACGAACGCCCTGCTTCGATCGCGCACCGGGCCGAGTTTCACCAGGCGACGGGAATGGTGGCAGTACAACTCGATATCTCCGTCGCCGACGCTTCCGTGCGCATCCGGGCGCACGCCTACGCAACATCCCGATCGCTCGCCGCGGTGGCCCAGGACATCGTGGCACGGCGCCTCCGCCTCGGCGATGACACGCCACCCGGGGGATCGAATGACTAGTCTTGGGTCGCCTGGAAGAGGCAGGGAGGAATGAAGCGAGAGCAACTCGTCGTCGATGTCTTTGTTCAACTCGCCGACTCGCTGGTTGACGACTTCGACA
This genomic window from Acidimicrobiia bacterium contains:
- a CDS encoding EAL domain-containing protein; the encoded protein is MVSDRRLSELLGEFARTLMTDYPIQSILDHLVRRIVEVLPIGSASVTLISETGETRHVAASDESALRFVELQTENGQGPCIAAFRTGETVAIPDLRHDTRFPEFSTRAIEEGLAAVFSFPLRDYDHRLGALDLYRTTAGTMDAEAMAAAQTLADVTTAYLLNAQARADLEEASERDRHRSLHDPLTGLPNRTLLVERLDHAMLRCRRSKKMVAVFYTDLDGFKSINDSYGHQIGDQLLVAVAERLTNLLRPGDTVARLSGDEFVILCEDLDEAVQAEPLAERIGAAMREPFVVSGTQLHVSASVGIAFAGLADDIPHSVLDQADAAMYEAKRQGGGRHAIIDLRDHRVVSHRARLNQDLRGAVRRGEMEVHYQPIVATGSGQVTGAEALLRWHHPAFGMVHPDVMIPLAEQSGLIGDIGRWVMEQACRDRKRWVGQTSREDLGVSVNISIHQLMAPGFASLVSTVLSDTETQPNLMTLEVTESVLVSDRERALTALVGLKNIGVALALDDFGTGQSSLSHLKHFPMDTVKIDRGFIGDLETSLASRLIVRAVVGLAHGLNMAVVAEGVETAGQRMRVAEMSCDFSQGYLFARPRSAEDLSALLGDRQTLPLRRTAPAFSQLAAASPGTPGHTEHWKGARTEGRGDQ
- a CDS encoding glycosyltransferase; the encoded protein is MIGVVISTPVSIGFVSTYPPTACGIASYTAALLDGIASDRSSREGLGVVDLASAAAISTSADVAYHHRVGDRHSLDQALRVLNGFDTVSIQHEFGIFGGPDGDEVVELIDGLTVPTAVTFHTVLDRPTAAQQRIVEHLGVAADRLIVMSPIAAERLTNRYGIDASRVETIPHGVHPRFGGPSLVEGNRPLVLTWGLIGPGKGLESAIAAFAGLVDLEPRPRYLIVGATHPRVRESAGETYRESLIELVKANGLEDVVEFDDRYLDRDTLARLVRRADFVVLPYESVEQLTSGVLVEAVAASKPVIATAFPHAVDLLTDGAGIVVPHQDVAALAAAIRRLATDRSLRSAMAREAQRLAARWYWPEIGRRFGAMMGTIATRKAGTISDSSAVPHAG
- a CDS encoding RNA-binding protein: MTTNIYVGNLTFDTDSAQLESLFSQHGQVTKAQVVMDRDTGRSRGFGFVEMASSDEAQKAIDSLNGKDVGGRALTVNLAKERR
- a CDS encoding GAF and ANTAR domain-containing protein, which produces MTNDARDRAARVAVAFEQHRTANPPGSVCVATAEVMQVSSAGVTLMSGRHSGPVCFSDRRAGALDELQFSLGEGPCQDAYASRAPVFEPDLYSAGQSRWPNFAPLAIELGTRGVFAFPLHSGRRCIGVLTLYQNAAGDLSRDQIADSLWVVDALTESILTPHTTEQPTLSTHERPASIAHRAEFHQATGMVAVQLDISVADASVRIRAHAYATSRSLAAVAQDIVARRLRLGDDTPPGGSND